The nucleotide sequence GGTGCCGAAGCGGTGTTCAGTTGGACCGACCTGGGCGATGCAGAGCGCACGCCCCACCCTATGCGGTTCTGGTCGCGCGCATTGTGAGCGCATTCAGGATCGCGGTCGCCGCTTATCCCGTCGAACGGGTCAAGGATTTCGCCGCCTGGGAGGCCAAGGCCGAATATTGGCTGGCGCAGGCGGCGGCAAGCGGTGCCGCGCTGGCGGTCTTTCCCGAATATGCCGGAATGGAGCTGACCGCTATCGACCCGGCCAGCGTCGACGACCTGCACGCCTCCATCGCGGCGCTGGGCGATGTGGCGGCCGCCGTCGACGCGACCCACGCGCGGCTGGCGGCAGCGCATAATCTCCACATTCTTGGCCCCTCGCTTCCGCTGCGCGGCCCGGACGGTCGGTTTCGCAATCTGGCCCGGCTGTTCGCCCCCAATGGCCGGTCGGGCGCGCAGGAAAAGCGTGTGATGACCCGGTTCGAGCGGGAGGAATGGGACATTGCCGGCGGTGACGCGCTATCGCTGTTCGAAACCGCGTTGGGGCCGATCGGAGTGGCGATCTGCTATGACATCGAATTCCCCCTGATCGCACGCGCACTGGCAGAGGCTGGCGCGACGCTGATCCTGGCGCCGTCGGCAACCGACAGCCTGCACGGCTATTGGCGGGTCCGTATTGGCGCACAGGCGCGGGCGCTTGAGAATCAATGCTATGTCGCGCAGGCGCCGGTGGTGGGCGATGCCGAATGGACACCCTCGCTTGGCACCAGCCACGGCGCAGCGGGCGTTTTCGGGCCGCCAGATTTGGGCTTTCCCGCCGACGGCGTAGTCGCGCTGGGGGCGATAGACGTCCCCGGATGGACCTTTGCCACCATCGATCCCGCAGCTGTCACACGCGTGCGGACCGAAGGGGCAGTGTTCAACCACGCCCATTGGGCCGAACAATTGCCGCGCGGCACTGCGACGGCCCTGCCCCCCGTGGTGCGCGTCGACCTTCGCTGAGCCGCCCCTTGCCCGGTCGGGGCGGACACGCTATGTCCCGACGCCTAATCCGACAATCTGGATGGGACGCACCGCACCACAAGGGACGGGCAGCGGCCCCATGCCCGGCGGTCGGCACATCGGATCGAGGAACAGGACAACCCGTGGCCAAGACGTCCCCAGTCGAGTTCATGCGCCAGGTGCGCGCCGAAACCGCCAAGGTCGCGTGGCCGACGCGCCGCGAAACGGTGATGACCGCCGTCATGGTCGTCATCATGACCACGCTGCTGGCGCTGTTCTTCCTCGGCGTCGACACGATCTTCGATTCGATCGTGAAGTTCCTCCTCTCCCTCGCGCAATAAGGACGATCAACGATGGCGCGCTGGTACATCATTCACGCCTATTCCGGTTTCGAGAACAAGGTCCGCGATTCGATCATGTCGGAAGCGGCTCGCATGGGTCTTGAGCAACTGGTCGAGGCGATCGAAGTCCCCACCGAACAGGTGACCGAAGTCCGTCGCGGCAAGAAGGTACAGGCCGAGCGCAAGTTCATGCCCGGCTATGTCCTCGCCAAGCTGGAACTGAACGACGACGTCTATCACCTCGTCAAGAACACGCCCAAGGTTACCGGCTTTCTGGGCTCGTCGGGCAAGCCGCAGCCGGTCAGCGATGCCGAAGCCGCCCGGATGCTGAATTCCAAGGACGAAGCCGCCGCCGCGCCCAAGCAGAAGATCCGCGTCGATTTCGAAATCGGCGATTCGGTCAAGGTGCTGGACGGTCCCTTCGCCAGCTTCAACGGCCTGGTGGAAGAGCTGGATTTCGACAAGGCGAAGGTCAAGGTCGCGGTGTCGATCTTTGGCCGCGCCACGCCGGTCGAACTCGACTTCGAACAGGTCGAACGCAGCAAGTAATCGGGCATCGCTTCTGGCGATCCATGAACGGACGGGGCGGGTCGGTGCCAGGCATCGGTCCGCCCCTGTCATATCCGCGACAGGCGCTTGCGAATTGAGCGCATCGGCCGCAACAAGCGCGGCGCGACGTTTTGGGGAAACATGATGATCCTGTCCGACCACTGGATTCGCGACGCGGCAAAGGCCGGCATGATCGAACCGTTTGTCGAAGGACAGCGGCGCGAAGGCTGCATCAGCTATGGCCTGTCCTCATATGGCTATGACGCGCGCGTCGCCGATGAGTTCAAGATTTTCACCAATGTCGACAATGCACTGGTCGATCCTAAGGATTTCGCAGCCAACAGCTTCGTCGATCGCAAGACCGACGTGTGCATCATTCCGCCCAACAGCTTCGCACTGGCGCGGACCGTGGAGTATTTCCGGGTGCCGCGCGACGTGCTGGTCATCTGCCTTGGCAAATCGACCTATGCGCGCTGTGGGATCATCGTGAACGTCACGCCGCTCGAACCCGAATGGGAGGGTCATGTGACGCTAGAATTTTCGAACACCACCCCCCTGCCGGCCAAAATCTACGCCAACGAAGGCGCGTGTCAGTTCCTGTTTCTGCGCGGCGATCAGCCCTGCGAGACGAGCTATGCCGATCGCGCCGGCAAATATATGGGTCAGCGCGGGGTGACGCTGCCCCGGCTGTAATGCCGGATCGAGCGGGCAATCGCCCGGCGAGCCTCAGGCCTGAATCGGCGATGCACATCGGTGCCGCGCCCGATCATCAGCCTTATCACCCGACCGTGCCAAGGCGGCGCTGCCAGACAATCGATCGGAGCGGGCGCCCGGTGATGAGCGCCCCGCCCCGTTCGGTCAGCGTGCGGCCATGCGCTGCTGGTCGAGCTTGTTCAGCCCGCGACGCGCGATGTCGTGCGAATTGAGCGCCACGTCGGGCTTCAACAGCAGCGAGACATTCTCCGCGGTCAGCGCGCGGTTATACAGGCTCTGCGCTGCGTCCATGCGGTTGGTGCGCGCATAGATCGCCGCGAGGTTGATCAGCAGTTCCGGCTTGGTCGGCTCAAGCGAAAGCTGCGCGCGCAACGACGTTTCGGCCTCTGCAAAGCGCCCATTCTCGATCGCGTCGTGCGCATAAGGATCATTCCGGTCCTGTGCCACGGCCGACACCGCCGGAACGCCCAGCATCGCCGCGACAATCACTGCCTTGAACATCTGCATGTCATCTTCTCCATCATTTCTGTTTCGTGACCCTTATATGTCACTTTGATGGCATGCCGGTTTCGGTTTAGTGACGCAAGGGGAATGGCCCGGTTTGACCCCTTTTCGGTCGGCACATGCAATTTTCACACGCGCACGAAAAAGGGCGGCCGAAGCCGCCCTTGATGCACGATACTGGATCCGCGTTTCCGCCGATCAGAATTCGCGGTACTGCTCGTTCCCGATGAAACCAAGCTTGGTCACATTGGCACGCTTCACGATCGCCAGCACTTCGTCGACACGATCATAACGCGCCATCGAGTTGGGCTGGAAATGCAGTTCCGGTTCCGGGTTCATCTGCGTCGTCTGATCCAGATACTGGGTCAGCGTCACTTCATTCACCGGCGCCCCATTCCATGCCAGCGTGCCGTCAGCCGCGATCACGATCTTGTTCTTGACCGGATCGACCTGCGGCTGATTGGTGCTTGCCGAATCCTGAGGCAGGTCGACCTTCACCGCGTGCGTCTGGATGGGGATGGTGATGATGAACATGATGAGCAGCACGAGCATGACGTCGATCAACGGCGTCGTGTTCATTTCGCCCATCGGTTCGCCGTCTTCGCGGCCACCGCTCATTGCCATGTTTCAGTCTCCTGTGGGCCGGCGCGTCAAGCGCGGCGACCGCCGGTGCCCGCGGGCGGTTCCGAAATGAAGCCGACCTTGATGAAGCCTGCCTGCTGCATCTGATAGACGGTGCCGCCGATGCACTTGTAAGGCGTGTTCACGTCACCGCGAATATGCACTTCAGGAATGTCATCAGGGGTCACGTTGTTGCCCAGACGGGCGACAACACCCTTGAGGTTGTCCACGGCCCGGTCGAGCAGCTCCTGGCTGTTGACGCGGGTCAGGTTCCAGTAAACCTCGCAAGAGCCGTCGGGTGCGCCGCGCACCGCCAGGTTGATGTTTTCGGGCTTCGTCGTGGTCGGCTCGAACTCGACCTTCGGCAACTCCACATCGACCGACTGCAGCACTACGGGCACTGCGATCAGGAAGATGATGAGGAGCACCAGCATCACGTCCACCAGCGGCGTGGTGTTGATGTCCGACATCGGCCGTTCGTCACCGCCGCCGCCTACGCTCATCGCCATTTGCGCGTTCCTATCTTTGTTTCGCACCCGGTCGAGACGACCGGGTTCCGTTCCCGCCTGTGCCGCAGGGTGCGGCGGCGACGGGAACGGTCATTCCCGTTGCGGATTAGCCGCGGGTCTGCGCGCCGCCAACCTGACCGGCAGTTGCCGAAGGCTTGGCAGCAGCAGCGGCCGGCTTTGCCGTCGAAGCAGCAGCAGCAGCGGCAGCCGTCGGACGCACCGCGCCGTTCGAAGCGAGGTAGCCGAGGACGTTGGTCGAGAAAGCCGACAGGTCCTCTGCGATCGCCTTGTTGCGACGCTGCAGCCAGTTATAGGCAAGCACCGCAGGCACGGCGACGGCCAGACCCAGTGCGGTCATGATCAGTGCTTCACCGACCGGACCGGCAACCGCGTCGATCGACGCCTGACCCGACATGCCGATCTTCACCAGCGCGCGGTAGATACCGATAACGGTACCGAACAGACCGATGAACGGTGCGGTTGCGCCGACGGTCGCGAGGAACGCCAGACCACCGCCCAGCTTCGAGTTGATCGCGGCTTCCGAACGCGCGAGCGAGCCGTGCAGCCAGTCATGCGCTTCGACCGGATCGGTCAGCTTTGAGTGCTGGGCCTGTGCTTCCAGACCATCGTCAACCAGCTGACGATAAGCCGAGTTCTTTTCCAGCTTCGCTGCACCTTCGCGCAGGCTGGTCGAACGCCAGAACTCGGCGCGGACGCGCTTCGCCTGGTTCATGATCTTCTGCTGTTCGAACAGCTTGGTGAACAGGATGTAGAACGAAGCGACCGACATGATGACCATGATCGCGAAGGTACCCTGGGCGATGATGCCGCCCTGTTCCAGCGCGGCCATCAGGCCATAGGGGTTTTCGCCTTCAGCCGCGGGTGCGGCGGCAAGGATGGTGGTGAGCATGTTCAGGTGGATCCTCTAAGAAAGGTTGGGGCCGGTCCGGGTCGCGAGGACCCGAGCCAAAGAGTCGTCACTATTCGGGAAGGCGCCAAACGACACGGCGCGACTGCTTGGTCGAGATCGGGTTGCCATTCTGGTCCTGCGCAGGCGTGTAGCGCCCGCGACGGGTGATCGCCCGGCAAGCCGCGTCATCCAATGCTCGCGAGCCGCTGGATGCGGTCACGGTGCAGTTTTCGACGCGCCCGCTGGTATTGATCGTCCAGCTGATGGCGGTGGTCCCCTGCTCTTCCGCACGGATCGCGCTGGGCGGATAGTCGTCCTGCGTAATCCAGTCGGCCGGGTTGCCCCGAGCGCCTGCGGCCTTGTTCACGACCGGCGCGGGCGGCGCGGGCGGCGCCACGGGCGCGGGAGGTGCGGGCGGTGCTGCGACCGGCACTTCCACATACACCGGAGGCGGCGTCCGTACCGCCTGGACCTGAACCGGCGGCGGCGTGGTCTTGACGATCGGCGGCGGGGTCACGACCGGCGGCGGGGTCGTAGGCTGTTCCGGCGGCGGGGGCGGCGGCTCCTCAGGCGGGGGCGGCGGCTCCTCTACCACGTCGAACGTACTCATCTTTTCCTGGACCTGCTTGACATATTGAAATGCCAAGCCGGTCATGAAGGCATAGCCCAGGACCGCGTGAATCGCCACGACGACAACGATCGCGATGATCCGGCCAGAGCCTGCTTTTTGGTCAGCATAGGCCATTCAGTAACGACACTCCCTCAATTCCCGCGAGTGGGCCTTCAGCCCCGCACGTCGAACACATTGTGCCCAAAATGCGGCGGCGCGCCAAGCCCGCTGCTCCGGTGTGGCACGCGGCCTGTTCGGAGCCCGGATTGTTATCGTCGCATCCGACGTGACGCAAACGGTTTGTCGGACGCAACAAACGTATAAACGGCGTATGGCGTTTTTATTTCTGTAACCCTGGCGTCGGATCGCATACATATCGCCGCCATGAACCTGCCTCTTTTGCTAACGATAACATTCGCTTCTGCCACCCTGAATGTGGAAGGTTTCCCGCAAATCATGGCGGAAACCGGGCAGTCTGCCGCATCGACGCAACCGACCGTCCCATATGCGGTGACGGTGGACCGGGTGCTGAAGGCGCCGTTGATCATCGATGCCACCATTCGAAGCGCGGTGCGCATAAAAGGCGCCGAAGCGGCGGACGTGAGAACGAATCGTATACGCTATTATGTCGAGGCCGATGTCGTAGCGCTGATTCGCGGCCCCGGTGCGGTGCCGCCCCGGCTCGGCTGGCTGGTCGACGTGCCGGTGGATGAGCGCGGGCGGGCGCCGCAGTTGAAGCGTCAGCGCGTTATCGCCTTTGCACGTACCGTTTCGGGACGGCCCGGCCAGATCCAGCTGATCGCGCGTGATTCGCAAATTCCATGGAGCGCGGGCGACGACGCGCAGATAAAGCGGGTCGTTCGCGACGTGCTGTCACCGGAAGCGCCCCCGACGATCACCGGCATCGGCAATGTCTTCCACGTACCGGGCACTTTACCGGGTGAAGGCGAGACCCAGATATTCCTTCAAACCGAAAGCGGGGATCCCGTTTCGATCCTCGTGCTGCGGCGGCCGGGCGAAGAACGGCGCTGGGCCGTGGCACTGGGAGAGATTGTCGATGAGGCCGCCGGACCGCCCGCGCGCGACACACTTCTTTGGTATCGCCTCGCCTGTGGCCTCCCGCGCACATTGCCCGAAAGCGCAACCGCGAACGAAGAACCGGCCCGCGCGGCGCTGGCCATTGAAGATTATACCTATGTGCTGAACGCGCTGGGTCGATGCGAAAGCGCCGAGCCGGACGCCTAATCCCGTTCGAGGTGGAGGAAATCGCGGGCAAAATCGTGCAGGCCCGCGCCGCCATCCACGAACAGTGTCTGGCCGGTGCTGGCGCGCGCCTGCGCCAGATGGACGACGGCGGCGGCGACATCCTGTGGCCGTGACAGGCGCCCGAGCGGCATCGACGCCGCCAGCCGCGCCAGCTGCGCCTCGCCGTAATCGTCGGTCGGAATGGTGAGGCCCGGCGCCACGGCATTGACCCGCACCTGCGGCGCCAGCACACGGGCCAGCGTCCGCGTCGCTTCCGCCAGCGCCTGTTTCGACAGGGTGTAAGCGAGCTGGTCGGCGGGCGGGTGCGCGATCCGCTGGTCGAGGATGTTGACCACCGCCCCCTCCCCGCCGTCGCCCAGCTCGTTTGCCAGCGCGCGGGCCAACACGACCGGTGCGGCGGCATTGACGCGAAAATGGTCGATCAGCGCCAGCCCGCCGGGCAGACCCTGTTCCTCCACCTGAAAGCGCGACGCGTTGTTGACCAGCAGTGCCACGGGCCGCCCAAATGCTGCGGCGGTACGGCCGACCAGCGCGTCGGCGGCATCCAGGTCATCAAGGTCGCAGTCCAGCGTGCGATACGCTGCACCCGCCGCGTCCAGCCGCTGGATCAGCCACGGCTCAGGCACAGGCGTGCGGCTGGCATGCAGGGCAAGGTCATAACCCGCCTCGCCCAGCGCCGCCGCGATATGCGCGCCCAGCCGCCGACAGCTTCCGGTGACGAGGGCAAGGGGGCGGGCCGTCATCGGCGGTGGCGCACCATGGTGATGCCGATCCGCTCATCCGCCTCGGCAATGGCGAGCTTCACGATTTCCACCTCGACGCGCAGCACCCGCTCGTCCCCGATGAACAAGGTGTCGGCGATATGATCGGCAACTGCCTCGATCAGCGTGAAATGCACGCCCGCCGGCAGGTCGGTCGCCGCGGCCTTCAGATCGAGATAGCTTTTCGACGCCGACAGCGGCGTGTCGGGCGCGAAATGCTCGGCCATCGCCAGATCGACGGTGATCGAGATCAAAAGCGGCTGCGGCAGATGCGTCTCTTCGGAATAGACGCCGGTCAGCACGTCGACCTTCAGATCGCGCACCTGGAGCTTGAGGCTGTCGGACAAGGATGTCGCCTTGAATGAAGGGAAGGAAACGGGCGCGGCCCTAGCAAAGCCGGGGCCGCGCCGCCAGTCAGGCGCTAGCGCTGGGCCGCGCGCTCGCCGCCGCGTGCCAGCGCCTGACGTTCGCGGCATCATCGGGCACGGCGAGCTTTGCGCGAACGCCAAAGTCGATCGCGACCAGCGCAGTGATGTCGGCATAGCTGTATCGGTCGGTCGCGATCCATTCGCGTTCAGCCAGACGCGCGTCCAGATCGGCCATGAACGCGTCCCACATCACCTGTCCCCGCTCCACCAGTTCGGGCAGCTGCGGCACCGACGGCGCCGCGCCGACCAGCCCGCGTCCGGCAAAGGCCTTTACGCTGTTGCGAAAGAAATAGACCGCTGCGCCGTAACCCTCGCCCTCGACACGCCGGGTCCATTGTTCGATGCGGCCGATGTCGATCGCGCTGGTCCCGAACAGCGAGGGTTCGGGCTGCAAAGCCTCCAGATAGCGACAGATCGCCGCCGATTCGGTCAGCCGCGCTCCGTCATCGGTTTCCAGCACCGGCACCGCGCCCTGCGGATTGATCGACAGGAACGGCTCGCGCAGATGCTCCCCGGTGCGAAGGTCGATCTCCACCCGGTCGAGCGCAATTCCCTTTTCAGCGGCGAAGATGCGGACCCGGCGTGGGCTGGGCGCCGTCGGCGAATCGTAAAGGCGCATCCATTCCCCCTTGTCTTGTCACATGACAGCGTTATGGCGCGCCGCCCGTGATTGTCACGGCGAAAGGCACCCGCCAGCGTTGTTCGACCTGATCCCCATTGCCGAAATCGCCCCCGACCGCATCGAAACGCTGCTCGACGCGGCGTTCGGGACCGATCGCCATGGCCGCACCGCCTATCGCCTGCGTGACGGGGTAGCGGCGATT is from Sphingomonas sp. IW22 and encodes:
- a CDS encoding glutathione S-transferase family protein, translated to MRLYDSPTAPSPRRVRIFAAEKGIALDRVEIDLRTGEHLREPFLSINPQGAVPVLETDDGARLTESAAICRYLEALQPEPSLFGTSAIDIGRIEQWTRRVEGEGYGAAVYFFRNSVKAFAGRGLVGAAPSVPQLPELVERGQVMWDAFMADLDARLAEREWIATDRYSYADITALVAIDFGVRAKLAVPDDAANVRRWHAAASARPSASA
- a CDS encoding MotA/TolQ/ExbB proton channel family protein, which encodes MLTTILAAAPAAEGENPYGLMAALEQGGIIAQGTFAIMVIMSVASFYILFTKLFEQQKIMNQAKRVRAEFWRSTSLREGAAKLEKNSAYRQLVDDGLEAQAQHSKLTDPVEAHDWLHGSLARSEAAINSKLGGGLAFLATVGATAPFIGLFGTVIGIYRALVKIGMSGQASIDAVAGPVGEALIMTALGLAVAVPAVLAYNWLQRRNKAIAEDLSAFSTNVLGYLASNGAVRPTAAAAAAASTAKPAAAAAKPSATAGQVGGAQTRG
- a CDS encoding ExbD/TolR family protein, with translation MAMSGGREDGEPMGEMNTTPLIDVMLVLLIMFIITIPIQTHAVKVDLPQDSASTNQPQVDPVKNKIVIAADGTLAWNGAPVNEVTLTQYLDQTTQMNPEPELHFQPNSMARYDRVDEVLAIVKRANVTKLGFIGNEQYREF
- a CDS encoding tetratricopeptide repeat protein is translated as MQMFKAVIVAAMLGVPAVSAVAQDRNDPYAHDAIENGRFAEAETSLRAQLSLEPTKPELLINLAAIYARTNRMDAAQSLYNRALTAENVSLLLKPDVALNSHDIARRGLNKLDQQRMAAR
- a CDS encoding energy transducer TonB; this encodes MAYADQKAGSGRIIAIVVVVAIHAVLGYAFMTGLAFQYVKQVQEKMSTFDVVEEPPPPPEEPPPPPPEQPTTPPPVVTPPPIVKTTPPPVQVQAVRTPPPVYVEVPVAAPPAPPAPVAPPAPPAPVVNKAAGARGNPADWITQDDYPPSAIRAEEQGTTAISWTINTSGRVENCTVTASSGSRALDDAACRAITRRGRYTPAQDQNGNPISTKQSRRVVWRLPE
- a CDS encoding dihydroneopterin aldolase, which codes for MSDSLKLQVRDLKVDVLTGVYSEETHLPQPLLISITVDLAMAEHFAPDTPLSASKSYLDLKAAATDLPAGVHFTLIEAVADHIADTLFIGDERVLRVEVEIVKLAIAEADERIGITMVRHRR
- a CDS encoding ExbD/TolR family protein, with product MAMSVGGGGDERPMSDINTTPLVDVMLVLLIIFLIAVPVVLQSVDVELPKVEFEPTTTKPENINLAVRGAPDGSCEVYWNLTRVNSQELLDRAVDNLKGVVARLGNNVTPDDIPEVHIRGDVNTPYKCIGGTVYQMQQAGFIKVGFISEPPAGTGGRRA
- a CDS encoding carbon-nitrogen hydrolase family protein; this translates as MSAFRIAVAAYPVERVKDFAAWEAKAEYWLAQAAASGAALAVFPEYAGMELTAIDPASVDDLHASIAALGDVAAAVDATHARLAAAHNLHILGPSLPLRGPDGRFRNLARLFAPNGRSGAQEKRVMTRFEREEWDIAGGDALSLFETALGPIGVAICYDIEFPLIARALAEAGATLILAPSATDSLHGYWRVRIGAQARALENQCYVAQAPVVGDAEWTPSLGTSHGAAGVFGPPDLGFPADGVVALGAIDVPGWTFATIDPAAVTRVRTEGAVFNHAHWAEQLPRGTATALPPVVRVDLR
- the nusG gene encoding transcription termination/antitermination protein NusG yields the protein MARWYIIHAYSGFENKVRDSIMSEAARMGLEQLVEAIEVPTEQVTEVRRGKKVQAERKFMPGYVLAKLELNDDVYHLVKNTPKVTGFLGSSGKPQPVSDAEAARMLNSKDEAAAAPKQKIRVDFEIGDSVKVLDGPFASFNGLVEELDFDKAKVKVAVSIFGRATPVELDFEQVERSK
- a CDS encoding SDR family oxidoreductase, translating into MTARPLALVTGSCRRLGAHIAAALGEAGYDLALHASRTPVPEPWLIQRLDAAGAAYRTLDCDLDDLDAADALVGRTAAAFGRPVALLVNNASRFQVEEQGLPGGLALIDHFRVNAAAPVVLARALANELGDGGEGAVVNILDQRIAHPPADQLAYTLSKQALAEATRTLARVLAPQVRVNAVAPGLTIPTDDYGEAQLARLAASMPLGRLSRPQDVAAAVVHLAQARASTGQTLFVDGGAGLHDFARDFLHLERD
- the secE gene encoding preprotein translocase subunit SecE, with protein sequence MAKTSPVEFMRQVRAETAKVAWPTRRETVMTAVMVVIMTTLLALFFLGVDTIFDSIVKFLLSLAQ
- the dcd gene encoding dCTP deaminase codes for the protein MMILSDHWIRDAAKAGMIEPFVEGQRREGCISYGLSSYGYDARVADEFKIFTNVDNALVDPKDFAANSFVDRKTDVCIIPPNSFALARTVEYFRVPRDVLVICLGKSTYARCGIIVNVTPLEPEWEGHVTLEFSNTTPLPAKIYANEGACQFLFLRGDQPCETSYADRAGKYMGQRGVTLPRL